CGTAGAACCCGACTGCGATGTTTTGCCTCTCATAGAAAAACATTTTAAAATCCGTTATGCAGACCAACGCTGGTTAATTTATGATACTAAACGCAAATACGGAATTTATTACGATCTCGAAAATACTACTTCGGTACAATTAGAATTTAATGCCAATTCTAATTCTTCTCAATTTTTAGCCGAAATAAGTGATGACAACGAAGAGTTTTTCCAGAATCTTTGGCGACAGTTTTTTAAAAGCGTCAATATTGAATCCCGAAAAAACACCAAACTGCATATACAGCACATGCCGAAACGGTATTGGAAAAATCTCATAGAGAAAATTCCAGATATGAAAAAGTAAAGCGGATTAGTTCAAAACTAATCCGCTTTTTGTTTTTTTTGAAGAAATGAATTTAGATTCCTAAACGAAAATCTTTGACGCTTTTTTGTTCCAAAACAACATCTTCAAAATAACTTGTGGTTCCTTTTTCGATTGGACATTGCGCGCTGATTCCTGTCCAAAGTTCTGCCGGATAATTGTTTTTGTACAAACGAACCATCTGCCAGTTTTTATTATCAAGAGAATAATAACTCGCCACAGTCTGCGTATCTGATGAAATTTTCATATAAACCGTTTTTTCTTTTACCACATCGTGATTATTGTCATCAGAAGTTCCCATTGTGCGAACCGTTACAATTCTGTGATTACCGCGTTCATCCTGTTCAAAACAGAATTTCTGGTAAAAATTGTCATTTACGTACAAATATAAAACTCCAGCATTGTACAAACCTTTAAATTCAGGAGTCACTTTTGCAGTAATCGTAAAGGGTTTGGTATTGTCTAATTTCGATAAAAGAATAGGAGCAGAGGTATTGGATAATTTGTTGTTAGGATCAGAGAAATAATCTTTTTTCTCGCCCACATGAAATTCGATATTATTTTTGGAATCTACTTTAGCGAGCGTATCGGCACCGTTAATTGATTTTGTAAAATGAATGTTATTTAGTTTTACATCGCACGGAGTGCCGCGTACCACAGCGGAATCTTCTGATTTTATATTTGTGTTTTCGGCTGTTTTATTTTCTTTCGAAGCAGTATTGCAAGCCGAAAATAAAATGATTCCAAAGATTGCAGAGCAGATTAGAAATTTAGTTTTCATAAAATGTTTTTGTTAGAAGTATAAAAATGATAATTTAGTTTTTCAAATTTACTTTCGCTTTCCAAAAACGACAATACCTAAAATTAACCAATTTCACTAATGCTATGTCAAAAGTTTCGATAGAAGAACAGCTCGCTTCTACATTTTTAAAGCAGACTTTTCTAGATGGGGAAACTCTTAATATAGACGATTATAAAAAATTAGCTTCCGCTTACGTTTCTATAGAACAATGCGTTGCGGTTCTTTCCGATTATCAAGCTGATTGCAGTTATATTTATAATAGCGATTTTGGAAAAATATTCGGACTTCCTTCTGGTGATTTGTTTATTGATTCGGCTTTTGAAGACTGTATTTTCGACAAACTCAATTCTAATGATGTAGTCGAGCGCCATGCGCTTGAACTTCAGTTTTATCAATTTCTTAAAAACTTACCCATCGAAGAGTATAGAAAATACAGCACTTTTACCCGCCTGCGTACTTCAGATCCTGAAAATCTGAGTTACATTAACCATCGGACCATGTACCTCAAAAAATCGCCAAATGGCAGCATCTTGCTTTCACTTTGTTTGTATGCCCCATCCACAGATTCGCAGTCCCGAAATGGAATTGATGGAAAAATTGTTAACATACAAACCGGCGAAACCATCGCTTCGGAAAAATACAAACCTTACAGCGAAACAATTCTTTCTAAAAGAGAATTAGAAATTTTAACCCTTGTGGCAAAAGGGAATAACAGCGATCAGATTGCCGATTTGCTAAATATTTCGGTTTATACTGTTCGCCGTCATAGACAAAATATAATTCAGAAAATGAAAGTTGCTAATACCACAGAAGCACTTAAAACCGCTTTTGTAATGGGATTGATAAACGCTTAATTTTATTTGCTTTTCTTCAAAGCATCCAGCAATTCCGCCAGATCAACCACACCATAAGTTGAAGAATAATCTGAAACTGCATAAGGTAAAATCAAACTGTTGTTGTGAATAATTGCGCCGCAAGAATACACTACATTTGGAACATAACCTTCGCGTTCATCTTCAAGCGGAGAAAGCAAAGGTTCTTTCAATCTTCCAATTTCTTTTGAAGGATCGTCGAGATCAAACAGCGAAGCACCTATACAATAACGTCGCATGGTTCCTACACCGTGTGTAATAACCAGCCAGCCTTCTTCTGTCCAAAGTGGAGAACCACAGTTTCCTATCTGCGTCAATTCCCAAGTATAACGAGGTTCTTGCAGCAAGATTGGATTGTTCCATTGCGTGGCACGTTCCGAAAACATGATGTAATTGTTCACACCGTCAATTCGGGCCAGCATTGCATATTTTCCTTTTATTTTACGAGGAAATAAAGCAAGGTTTTTATTTTGAGCTCCAGTTCCGTGTAAAGGCATAATTCTGAAATTATAAAAATCTTCAGTAGAAATAAGTTTTGGTAAAATCGTGTGTCCGTTATAAGCCGTATAAGTTGCCATAACGCGTACTGAATTGTCATCATCTACAAAACGGACAAAACGCGCATCTTCGATACCACGACTTTCAGAATCTGAAATCGGGAATATAACACGTTCTGTAATATCCGAATCATGATTAAACTGTACATCGTAAAATGAATTTGCCAGCCAGATAATTTCTTCCAGCGCCGTTCTTCTTTCCTGACGTATAGATGGATCGGCTAAAGCGGTATATATTAGATTTTTTAAAACGGCAAATTCAAATTCATTTGGGAGATCGCTCATAATTTGAACAATATATTTATCCTGCGTATGCATTTCGGATAATTTGGTCAAAAAGCGCTCCTTGTTAAGCAGTGTTTTATGTTCGATTTCGGATTTATCAATATGATGACCAATTTTCATCACATGAAGATTATTGTCGCGGTCTAAAATACCTCTTCTAAAAACAATCGAAGAAATATGACCTTCTCCCGTAGCACGAAACGAAATAACGACTCTTTTTTCACCAGCTTCTAATCCAGACTGGTCAAAATCTTCTACAATCGATGGGTTAAAAATTGCCGCTGATTCTATCGCATATTCCATAGTGCAATACGAACCAATTAGCATTTTACGATTTAACGACATGGCTTCGTAATCAATCTGCATGGCTTCGATTAAGTCCTTTATTTTTTCGCAGTGTCTAAAAAATATGGCTGAAATATTTCGGTGTCGTCTGGCAAATTCCCGAAGCGTTTGCTCTAAAGTTTCGGATACTTGTTTTTCGTCAAGCATCATAATACGAATAACCATTTGCTGGGTTCGTTCATAGCCGTTCATGAAATAACGGGCAACAACTCTTCTGGAATCGGGGGTAAATTTTATGTTTTTTCGGGTAACTGATACTCGCATAGTTTTATGTTTTGTTCCAATAAAATAGTGCGTCTTTAATCTTAAGCGAAATGATACTTCAAAAGAAAATTATCTAATCTGTTTGAAATAAGACTGTTACTGGTATTGTTTTTAATTTCTAACAACAAGATAATAATTTTGTTAAAGAAAAACCTTAATTTTTTATTAAAATTAGTTTTCTTCAATTCAATTCATAATTTATTTAAATAGTGAAGTTTGTGCTAGAAAAAGCTAAGTAAAATAGTTTTATCTTAGCCGAATACTTAGTAAAGAAGAGAATATGTCTATTACAACAGAATCAGAATTAATTGGAATGCAGCAGGCAAGTGAAGCCGTTGCGTATACTTTGCGAGAAATGGTAAAATATGCCAAACCAGGAATGACTACAAAAGAACTCGATAATTACGGCGGACAAATCTTAAATGATTTAGGAGCTAAGTCGGCGCCTTATGTAACGTATGGTTTTCCGGGTTGGACTTGTATAAGTGTTAATAATGAATTCTGCCACGGAATTCCATCTGATAAAACTATTTTAGCCGAAGGAGATTTAATCAATATTGATGTTTCGGCTGAATTAAAAGGTTTTTGGTCAGACAACGGAAATTCTTTTGTAATAGGAGAAGACCTCAACCAGCACCAAAAACTGATTGAAGCTTCAAAACAAATTCTGCATAAAGCCATTCATAACATAAAAGGCGGTGTTCGTATTGCTGATATTGGATTTCTAATCGAAACCGAAGCAAAAAAAAGAGGTTATAAAGTCATTAAAAACCTAACTGGACACGGAGTGGGAAGAAACCTTCATGAAGAACCGCACGAAATTGCCAATTATAGAGATAGATTTAATCTGACTCGTTTTAAGAAAAATTCTGTTGTGGCTATCGAAACTTTTATTTCTACAACCTCAACTTATGCCGAAACTTTGCAGGATGGGTGGACCATGGTAGGAAATAAAGGTGGTTTTATGGCACAGCACGAACATACAATCGTTGTGACAGATGGTAAGCCGATTATTTTGACTGAAATGAATGAGATCTGGAATTAAAAAGATGATACAAATTAATCAAACAGCAACATTTGCGATTGAAGATATTTTATTCTCTTTCGCACTTGAATCTGAAGCCGCAGAAGTTTTCCAGAAATGCAATACTTTAATTACCGGAATTGGAAAAGTCAATGCTGCATACGAATTGTCAAAAGCCATTCAACAGAAAAGACCTTCTATAATTATTAACCTTGGATCAGCTGGAAGCAGTTGTTTTCAAAAAGGAGACGTAATCTGTTGTACACAGTTTGTACAAAGAGATATGGATGTCCGTGGATTGGGTTTTGCACAATACGAAACGCCACTTTCGGGTTTACCTCCCGTTTTAAAATATGGTTTGTTAATGGATAATCTTCCAGAAGGAATCTGTGGAACAGGCGATAACTTCGAAATGGGACATTGTTCTGATGCCTATAATGTCGTCGATATGGAAGCGTATGCTTTAGCAATGATTGCCATGAAAGAAGATATTCCGTTTTTATGTCTCAAATATATCTCAGATGGTGCCGACGACAATGCCGCCGAAGATTGGACTGTTCAAGTTCACAAAGCTGCGATTGCTTATGGGAAACTTTTGGGATTGATTGAAGAGGATGTTTTGAGTTAAATTTTAGAATTGAAAAAATAAAACTATGAATTTTAATTTACAACCTGTTTTAGAAAATGATCTTTGTGTTCTTCATCCTTTAGAAGAAAAAGATTTTGATGCGTTATACGAAGTCGCTTCTGATCCTAAAATTTGGGAACAGCATCCAAATAAAGACCGATGGAAAAAAGAAGTTTTTGAAAAGTTCTTTGAAGGTGCAATCCAAAGTAAAGGTGCTTTTAAAATTACCGATAAAGAAACCGGAAAAGTGATAGGAAGTACCCGATTTTACGATTATAGTGCTGAAGACGATTGTGTTTTTATTGGTTACACTTTTTACTCTGTTGCTTGCTGGGGAAAAGGATTTAATTTGAGTGTAAAGAAAACGATGCTTGATTATCTTTTTAATTATGTTTCGAAAGTCCGCTTTCATATTGGTGCCGAAAACGTGCGTTCGCAGATTGCAATTTCAAGATTAGGAGCTCAAAAAATAGCCGAAGAAGAAGTGGCTTACTTTGGCGAAAAACCAAAATTGAATTTTGTTTACGAGATTGAAAAGAAGAATTGGAAGTAATATAAAAACAAAAAGCCCTTAAGAAAATTAAGGGCTTTTCCACATAAAAAAAAGAA
This is a stretch of genomic DNA from Flavobacterium endoglycinae. It encodes these proteins:
- a CDS encoding DUF1349 domain-containing protein, which codes for MKTKFLICSAIFGIILFSACNTASKENKTAENTNIKSEDSAVVRGTPCDVKLNNIHFTKSINGADTLAKVDSKNNIEFHVGEKKDYFSDPNNKLSNTSAPILLSKLDNTKPFTITAKVTPEFKGLYNAGVLYLYVNDNFYQKFCFEQDERGNHRIVTVRTMGTSDDNNHDVVKEKTVYMKISSDTQTVASYYSLDNKNWQMVRLYKNNYPAELWTGISAQCPIEKGTTSYFEDVVLEQKSVKDFRLGI
- a CDS encoding response regulator transcription factor yields the protein MSKVSIEEQLASTFLKQTFLDGETLNIDDYKKLASAYVSIEQCVAVLSDYQADCSYIYNSDFGKIFGLPSGDLFIDSAFEDCIFDKLNSNDVVERHALELQFYQFLKNLPIEEYRKYSTFTRLRTSDPENLSYINHRTMYLKKSPNGSILLSLCLYAPSTDSQSRNGIDGKIVNIQTGETIASEKYKPYSETILSKRELEILTLVAKGNNSDQIADLLNISVYTVRRHRQNIIQKMKVANTTEALKTAFVMGLINA
- a CDS encoding glycoside hydrolase family 130 protein, which produces MRVSVTRKNIKFTPDSRRVVARYFMNGYERTQQMVIRIMMLDEKQVSETLEQTLREFARRHRNISAIFFRHCEKIKDLIEAMQIDYEAMSLNRKMLIGSYCTMEYAIESAAIFNPSIVEDFDQSGLEAGEKRVVISFRATGEGHISSIVFRRGILDRDNNLHVMKIGHHIDKSEIEHKTLLNKERFLTKLSEMHTQDKYIVQIMSDLPNEFEFAVLKNLIYTALADPSIRQERRTALEEIIWLANSFYDVQFNHDSDITERVIFPISDSESRGIEDARFVRFVDDDNSVRVMATYTAYNGHTILPKLISTEDFYNFRIMPLHGTGAQNKNLALFPRKIKGKYAMLARIDGVNNYIMFSERATQWNNPILLQEPRYTWELTQIGNCGSPLWTEEGWLVITHGVGTMRRYCIGASLFDLDDPSKEIGRLKEPLLSPLEDEREGYVPNVVYSCGAIIHNNSLILPYAVSDYSSTYGVVDLAELLDALKKSK
- the map gene encoding type I methionyl aminopeptidase; this encodes MSITTESELIGMQQASEAVAYTLREMVKYAKPGMTTKELDNYGGQILNDLGAKSAPYVTYGFPGWTCISVNNEFCHGIPSDKTILAEGDLINIDVSAELKGFWSDNGNSFVIGEDLNQHQKLIEASKQILHKAIHNIKGGVRIADIGFLIETEAKKRGYKVIKNLTGHGVGRNLHEEPHEIANYRDRFNLTRFKKNSVVAIETFISTTSTYAETLQDGWTMVGNKGGFMAQHEHTIVVTDGKPIILTEMNEIWN
- a CDS encoding 5'-methylthioadenosine/S-adenosylhomocysteine nucleosidase family protein, which translates into the protein MIQINQTATFAIEDILFSFALESEAAEVFQKCNTLITGIGKVNAAYELSKAIQQKRPSIIINLGSAGSSCFQKGDVICCTQFVQRDMDVRGLGFAQYETPLSGLPPVLKYGLLMDNLPEGICGTGDNFEMGHCSDAYNVVDMEAYALAMIAMKEDIPFLCLKYISDGADDNAAEDWTVQVHKAAIAYGKLLGLIEEDVLS
- a CDS encoding GNAT family N-acetyltransferase, whose translation is MNFNLQPVLENDLCVLHPLEEKDFDALYEVASDPKIWEQHPNKDRWKKEVFEKFFEGAIQSKGAFKITDKETGKVIGSTRFYDYSAEDDCVFIGYTFYSVACWGKGFNLSVKKTMLDYLFNYVSKVRFHIGAENVRSQIAISRLGAQKIAEEEVAYFGEKPKLNFVYEIEKKNWK